The Deltaproteobacteria bacterium genomic interval CCGGATGCGGTGAGAGTCGCACGTCCGGTTCGGAGGGCGGGCCGGAGAAACCCATCGCTCGAAAGACGACAGGGCGCTCCGGTCCGACCCCTACACCTACATCCCCGTCCAGAGGGGCTTCCTGTACCTGGTGGCGGTCATGGACTGGGCTACCCGCCGGGTGCTCTCCTGGAGGCTGTCGAACACCCTCAATGCACGCTTCTGCACGGACGCTCTCTCAGAAGCCCTCCAGCGCCACGGTCGCCCCGAGATCTTCAACACCGACCAGGGCAGCACCAGCCTGGAGTTCACCTCCGTGCTCAATGACTCAGGCGTTGCGCGTCCACGGGCTCGACAACCTGTGGGTGGCCGACGCCTCGATCATGCCCGAGGTAACCCACGCCAACACCAACGCCACGGTCTGCGACCGGGTCTGGTTCGAGAGCCCCTGGGTCGATACGTTCACCGTCGCGCGGCCCATCGACGGCAGCCCGTTCTACCCCTTGGCCGGGAAGATCCTGGGCGGTGGCTCATCGGTCAACGCCATGGGCTGGGTGTGGCCGCTCCGCCACGACCTGGACAGGTGGGTAGCGGCGGGTAATGCCGACTGGTCCTGGGACACGGTTCACGGGTTTCTGAAACGGATCGAGGCGGACCAGGACTTCCCGGACGACCCGGACCACGGCCATGCCGGACCGGTCTACGTCAAACGCCCTTTCGGCCTGGACTCGGACCTCGCCCCGGTGATCCATGCCTATATCGACGGCGCCGCCGAGATGGGCATCCCGGGCCTGCCCGACACCAATCTCCCGGACCCCGTAGGCGTGGGTCCGGGGGTCTGCAACATCAAGGACGGCGTGCGCCAGTCCGCCGTCGTGAGCTATCTGGACCCGGCGCGCGGGCGTCCGAACCTCACCGTCAAGGCGGAGGCGCCGGTGCTCGGGCTGACCCTGTCCGGCAGCCGCGTGACCGGTGTGCGTTACGAAAAGGACGGCCGCGTGCAAACCGACACCGCGGGCCAGGTGGTGATGGCCGCGGGCGCGTACCGCAGCCCGCAGATCCTCATGTTGTCGGGCATCGGCCCGGCC includes:
- a CDS encoding GMC oxidoreductase; translated protein: MTQALRVHGLDNLWVADASIMPEVTHANTNATVCDRVWFESPWVDTFTVARPIDGSPFYPLAGKILGGGSSVNAMGWVWPLRHDLDRWVAAGNADWSWDTVHGFLKRIEADQDFPDDPDHGHAGPVYVKRPFGLDSDLAPVIHAYIDGAAEMGIPGLPDTNLPDPVGVGPGVCNIKDGVRQSAVVSYLDPARGRPNLTVKAEAPVLGLTLSGSRVTGVRYEKDGRVQTDTAGQVVMAAGAYRSPQILMLSGIGPAAELERLGIAVTHGLEGVGSNFQDHATVHVTFEANREFEVDWTLPRLRLMARTPGVDYGDFSVTLRPPTKIEGVGSLPPLSLQLLEQTGSGRIRLNTLDARDFPAIETGMLKDPKDIEKAMAAMEFIRDLARTGPMREFYGAIRNPAPDEDWATFARSTYDSYHHGSGTCRMGPADDPASVVDQRLRVHGLDNLWVADASVMPEVVRANTNATVYVIGERLAEFLRSAA